Proteins found in one Prochlorothrix hollandica PCC 9006 = CALU 1027 genomic segment:
- the phoU gene encoding phosphate signaling complex protein PhoU produces the protein MSSSSSSRGTRSHFDRQLQAVQQDVLRMGALVESSCWLAEQALLDRDLDAAKAVCDQDQAVDQLYRQIEADCLSIIALQSPVSQDLRLLSSIMHLIRDLERIGDHASDIGELALQLFPHPPHSSMHRIRLMLTRCRAMLAMSLEALANLDAKTGQSLQAKDDWVDSDYEDLYQVLVNQPLQGSPVEQIVLLVLVIRYLERMADHCTNIGNRVVFIVTGERKT, from the coding sequence ATGTCCTCGTCCAGTTCTTCCCGTGGGACGCGCTCCCACTTCGATCGCCAACTGCAAGCCGTGCAGCAGGATGTTTTGCGCATGGGAGCCTTAGTGGAAAGTTCCTGTTGGTTAGCGGAACAGGCGCTCCTCGATCGGGACTTGGATGCCGCCAAAGCCGTATGTGACCAAGATCAGGCCGTGGACCAGCTCTACCGGCAAATTGAAGCCGATTGCCTCAGTATCATCGCCCTCCAGTCCCCCGTCAGCCAAGATCTACGGCTCCTCAGTTCCATCATGCACCTAATCCGGGACCTGGAGCGCATCGGCGATCATGCCAGTGACATTGGGGAATTGGCCCTACAACTGTTCCCCCACCCTCCCCACTCCTCCATGCACCGCATTCGCCTCATGCTCACCCGGTGCCGTGCCATGTTGGCCATGAGTTTAGAAGCGCTGGCCAATTTAGATGCCAAAACCGGTCAGTCTCTCCAGGCCAAAGATGATTGGGTCGATTCCGACTATGAGGATTTATACCAGGTCTTAGTCAATCAGCCGTTGCAAGGCAGTCCCGTGGAACAGATTGTGCTGTTGGTGCTGGTGATTCGTTACCTGGAGCGCATGGCCGATCATTGCACGAACATTGGTAATCGCGTTGTCTTCATTGTCACCGGGGAACGCAAGACCTGA
- a CDS encoding ribonuclease R family protein — protein sequence MKFSVSALLANFTDGKLVAPKALEKKLDCEDEESSAQLEMALDAMERLGVLSKERGKYRRVVSSDLVEGRLRCSSKGFCFAIQDDEEAEDVYIRECHLHNAWNGDRVLVRVSKEGSRRRSPEGEVMMILERSNTSVLSRVKQVENDYRAVPLDDRLLFELNLQANGLDLASAVEHLVNVEVMRYPIAQYPPLGRVTQVLGSTAESASDIDIVCCKHSLPTQFPPAVLEAAKLLPQKVRKIDFRKREDLRDNLTITIHVADPQEQGDGATAVGAIIDSALTVARTRSGGWKLGIHTADVAFYVPPGSPLDQEAQRRGTTVYLGETVIPLFPEEISRHLGCLHGEQDRLAVSLLVTLDGAGNVQEFEVQPSVIQVDYQLGYAQAQAILNRDLSKSVHDLPEDIQEFETIFKVVDELAASGEQLRLQRQKRGAFEFNLPEHLSSESHPAVNRLGSDWFSRFAYNDEGSLGAMLVAAEMPIRSVLAEIMILANQVVASHLQALDVPALYRVHRPPEPIQVQDVIKLVENMGLNLEIQGDEGVEPKDYQRFLQQFSTSPAERVLTYLLQETLRPATYSLTPGKHFGLALSGDYTHFTCPTRRYADLMVQRVLHLVFEEGRDRRSVRAKDIVNLRHSSCHGNINWNVLPPETQNDMETHISHIVVHLSEREKLALEAEEDLIGLKKAEFMKAHTGEVFQGLITGVQSYGFFVEIEDLLVEGLVHVSSLKDDWYEYRSRQQRLVGRKNRQQYRLGDRVEVQVKNVDYYRQQIDLAVVSGGSKRSDDDDDEGETYSYGEED from the coding sequence ATGAAATTTTCAGTTTCGGCATTATTGGCCAATTTCACCGATGGCAAATTGGTGGCCCCCAAAGCTCTCGAAAAAAAGTTGGATTGTGAAGACGAAGAGAGTTCAGCCCAGTTAGAGATGGCCTTGGATGCCATGGAACGGCTGGGTGTGCTGAGTAAGGAACGGGGTAAATACCGTCGAGTCGTGTCGTCAGATCTCGTGGAAGGACGGTTGCGATGTTCCAGCAAAGGCTTCTGTTTTGCCATCCAAGATGATGAAGAAGCGGAAGATGTCTATATCCGCGAGTGCCATTTGCACAATGCTTGGAATGGCGATCGGGTGTTGGTGCGGGTCAGCAAGGAAGGCAGTCGCCGTCGCAGCCCTGAGGGGGAGGTGATGATGATTTTGGAGCGATCCAATACCTCCGTCTTGTCGCGGGTCAAGCAGGTGGAGAACGATTACCGTGCCGTTCCCCTGGACGATCGCCTCTTGTTTGAGTTGAATCTTCAGGCCAATGGTTTAGATTTAGCCTCGGCGGTGGAACATTTGGTCAATGTGGAGGTGATGCGGTATCCCATTGCCCAATATCCCCCCTTGGGGCGGGTGACCCAGGTTTTGGGCAGTACGGCGGAGTCGGCTTCGGACATTGATATTGTCTGTTGTAAGCACAGTTTGCCCACCCAATTTCCCCCAGCAGTGCTGGAGGCGGCGAAGCTGTTGCCCCAGAAAGTGCGGAAAATCGATTTTCGCAAACGGGAAGATCTCCGGGATAACCTGACCATTACCATCCATGTGGCTGATCCCCAGGAACAGGGGGATGGGGCGACGGCGGTGGGGGCGATTATTGACAGTGCTTTAACGGTGGCCCGCACCCGATCGGGGGGCTGGAAATTGGGGATTCATACGGCTGATGTGGCCTTTTATGTCCCTCCCGGCAGTCCTTTGGATCAGGAGGCCCAACGGCGGGGCACAACGGTTTACCTGGGGGAAACGGTGATTCCCCTATTTCCAGAGGAAATTTCCCGGCATTTGGGCTGTCTCCATGGGGAACAGGATCGCTTGGCGGTGTCCCTGTTGGTGACCTTGGATGGGGCGGGGAATGTTCAGGAGTTTGAAGTGCAGCCTTCGGTGATCCAGGTGGATTACCAGTTGGGCTATGCCCAGGCCCAGGCGATTTTGAACCGGGATCTGTCGAAGTCTGTCCATGATCTGCCGGAGGATATCCAGGAATTTGAGACCATTTTTAAGGTGGTGGATGAATTAGCCGCTTCCGGGGAGCAGTTGCGTCTTCAGCGGCAAAAGCGGGGAGCCTTTGAGTTTAATTTGCCGGAACACCTCTCCAGCGAAAGCCATCCAGCGGTGAATCGCTTGGGTAGTGACTGGTTTAGTCGCTTTGCCTATAACGATGAAGGCAGTTTGGGGGCCATGTTGGTGGCGGCGGAAATGCCGATTCGATCGGTGTTGGCGGAGATTATGATTTTGGCTAACCAGGTGGTGGCCAGCCATCTCCAAGCCTTAGATGTCCCGGCCCTCTATCGGGTGCACCGGCCCCCGGAACCGATCCAGGTGCAGGATGTGATTAAGCTGGTGGAAAATATGGGGCTGAATCTGGAGATTCAGGGGGACGAGGGGGTGGAACCCAAGGATTACCAGCGCTTTTTGCAGCAATTTTCCACCTCTCCGGCGGAACGGGTCTTAACCTATTTGCTCCAGGAAACCCTGCGCCCTGCCACCTATAGCTTGACACCGGGCAAGCATTTTGGCTTGGCGCTGTCGGGGGATTATACGCACTTTACCTGTCCCACCCGCCGCTATGCGGATTTGATGGTGCAGCGGGTTTTGCATTTGGTGTTTGAGGAGGGCCGCGATCGGCGATCGGTGCGGGCCAAGGACATTGTTAACCTGCGCCACAGTTCTTGCCATGGCAACATCAACTGGAATGTGTTGCCGCCGGAAACCCAAAACGACATGGAAACCCACATTAGCCATATTGTGGTGCACCTCAGTGAGCGGGAAAAACTGGCCCTGGAAGCGGAGGAAGATCTGATCGGTCTTAAAAAGGCGGAGTTCATGAAGGCCCACACCGGGGAAGTGTTCCAGGGGCTGATTACGGGGGTCCAGTCCTATGGGTTCTTTGTGGAAATTGAGGACTTATTGGTAGAAGGGCTGGTCCATGTCAGTTCCCTCAAGGATGACTGGTATGAGTACCGCTCCCGGCAGCAGCGCTTGGTGGGCCGCAAGAACCGACAGCAATACCGCTTGGGCGATCGGGTGGAGGTCCAGGTTAAAAACGTGGACTACTATCGCCAGCAAATTGATCTGGCGGTGGTCAGTGGCGGTAGCAAGCGCTCCGATGATGATGATGATGAGGGGGAAACCTACAGCTACGGCGAGGAAGATTAA
- a CDS encoding isochorismate synthase — MLSFSFALPALDPLGAIQLLEAHQLLAHHSHFYWEWNQEGAIAAVGHTAQVEFQGSQRFQQGRYFAEQCFHQTVGVGDVDLPLGGPHLFCSFTFFDDRPVHGPFAPATLFLPRWHLARHHQQTVLVLNYLWSLDSAQHPSQDPGSNGVGTPALESLCRSVWQTVAPLQEPGASLLPLLALLDSPAHYQALTTWPSSRLRSAQTHASPLPPLADPDRPPGGPPAPEPWVQPLASVLGRVPSPLYPLGDRQQLLRGQRHFKRAVEESLGAIAAGKLGKVVLAHTLEVGSGQAFQVGTSLANLRRLHPDCYRFAVGNGQGQTFLGASPERLLRIDGGQLYTEALAGSAPRGGTPLEDEGLGRSLLASPKERHEHQLVAEFIVQQLQHLGLDPQCPPAPSLRQLATIQHLLTPIAATLPPQIHPLTLVAQLHPTPAVAGVPRATASAHIRHWESFDRSLYAAPLGWMDDRGNCEFIVGIRSALLDGDRARLFAGAGIVSGSDPDRELIEVELKFQTLLSALV, encoded by the coding sequence GTGCTTAGTTTTTCCTTTGCCCTGCCTGCCCTGGATCCCTTGGGGGCCATCCAGCTTTTGGAGGCTCACCAGTTGCTGGCCCACCATAGCCATTTTTATTGGGAATGGAACCAGGAGGGGGCGATCGCCGCCGTCGGTCACACTGCCCAGGTGGAATTTCAGGGATCCCAGCGCTTCCAGCAGGGGCGCTACTTTGCGGAACAGTGTTTCCATCAAACCGTGGGGGTGGGGGATGTGGACTTGCCCCTGGGGGGACCCCATCTCTTTTGTAGTTTCACATTTTTTGACGATCGCCCCGTCCACGGTCCCTTTGCGCCAGCCACCCTCTTTTTGCCCCGCTGGCACCTGGCCCGCCATCACCAACAAACGGTTTTGGTGCTGAACTATCTGTGGTCCCTGGATTCCGCCCAACATCCCTCCCAGGATCCGGGATCCAATGGGGTAGGCACGCCGGCCCTGGAAAGCCTGTGTCGATCGGTGTGGCAGACGGTGGCTCCCCTCCAGGAACCGGGGGCTTCGTTGTTGCCCCTGTTGGCCCTGTTGGATAGTCCTGCCCACTATCAAGCCCTGACCACCTGGCCTAGTTCCCGGCTGCGATCGGCCCAGACCCATGCCAGCCCTTTGCCGCCCCTGGCTGACCCCGATCGCCCGCCCGGAGGACCACCGGCACCGGAACCCTGGGTTCAACCCTTGGCCAGTGTGTTGGGGCGGGTTCCTTCCCCCCTCTATCCGTTGGGGGATCGACAACAACTGCTGCGGGGGCAGCGCCACTTTAAGCGGGCGGTGGAGGAGTCTCTGGGGGCGATCGCGGCGGGGAAATTGGGCAAGGTGGTGTTGGCCCATACCCTGGAGGTGGGCAGTGGTCAAGCCTTCCAGGTGGGGACCTCGTTGGCGAATCTGCGCCGCCTCCATCCTGACTGTTATCGCTTTGCGGTGGGCAATGGCCAGGGGCAAACCTTTTTGGGGGCTAGTCCAGAACGGCTGCTGCGCATCGATGGGGGCCAGTTGTATACGGAAGCGTTGGCGGGATCGGCTCCTCGCGGCGGCACTCCCCTGGAGGATGAGGGGTTGGGGCGATCGCTGTTGGCTAGCCCCAAGGAGCGCCACGAGCATCAGTTGGTGGCGGAGTTCATTGTGCAACAACTCCAGCACCTGGGCCTGGATCCCCAGTGTCCCCCCGCCCCCAGCCTGCGCCAGTTGGCCACCATTCAGCATCTGTTGACCCCCATTGCAGCCACCTTACCGCCCCAGATCCACCCCTTGACCCTGGTGGCTCAGCTTCATCCCACCCCAGCGGTGGCGGGTGTGCCCCGTGCAACGGCCTCGGCCCATATTCGCCACTGGGAATCCTTCGATCGCTCCCTCTATGCGGCTCCCCTGGGCTGGATGGACGATCGGGGTAACTGTGAGTTTATTGTGGGCATTCGATCGGCGTTGTTGGATGGCGATCGTGCCCGGTTGTTTGCGGGGGCGGGCATTGTCAGTGGCTCCGATCCCGATCGGGAATTAATCGAGGTGGAACTCAAATTCCAAACCCTTCTCAGTGCTTTGGTTTAG
- a CDS encoding GH116 family glycosyl hydrolase: MTTSNPFPLPAVAWSRPLGLGWSDPYRVRYASNLDDGPHHGMPLGGFGAGCIGRSPAGDFNLWHLDGGEHCFRSLPACQFSLFEQVAGEAPQAYGLGTPEPNSSSLSTWQWYPPSTPDRSTGVYQALYPRSSYTYDGVFRSALTCTQFSPILPHNYEDTSFPLGVFDWVVHNPLDRPVTLSILLTWHNSAGWFTNTRKSPDIEIRDDGSPVYDYQSAWGQSEGNVNHSLTTDQGMGLVLDGNRHPGSTAAPQEGEGQWAIATANPRHPSPDFPQDAEIFSHSRWDPQGDGGELWQTFSRDGSLVNLADGGPAAAGEQVAVALAVRFTVNPGQTVRVPFALAWDFPVTEFAQGVTYYRRYCDRWGRDGRNAWAIACHGLQQRDQWQQQIAQWQDPIVGRSDWPDAFKMALFNELYLLTQGGSLWSAASAADPVGQFGVLECLDYAWYESLDVRLYGSFGLLTHWPDLEKSVMRAFARAIAQADDRPRVIGYYVTQGQGQVLAPRKVTNATPHDLGAPNEHPWEKTNYTAYQDCNLWKDLASDFVLQVYRDFYLTGSQDLAFVADCWPAVVAALTYLKGFDQDGDGIPENSGAPDQTFDDWRLRGISAYCGGLWLAALEAALALGQVLKTANLPLDSVNAAALEPTLAQFRTWLTQAKPLYHATLWNGQFYSLDSESGSDVVMADQLCGQFYARLLGLPDVVPEDCGRSALATVYDACFLKFHNGQFGAANGLRPDGSPLNPQDTHPLEVWTGINFGLGAFLLQMGQRDQAFRLTETVIGQIYNNGLQFRTPEAITAVGTFRASHYLRAMAIWAIYVVDQQVNPK; this comes from the coding sequence GTGACAACCTCAAACCCCTTCCCCCTGCCCGCCGTTGCCTGGAGCCGTCCCCTGGGTTTGGGATGGTCCGATCCCTACCGCGTTCGCTATGCCAGCAACTTAGATGATGGACCCCACCATGGAATGCCCCTAGGGGGGTTTGGGGCGGGGTGCATTGGGCGATCGCCCGCTGGAGACTTTAATCTGTGGCATTTGGACGGGGGCGAACATTGTTTTCGATCGCTGCCTGCCTGTCAGTTCAGCCTGTTTGAGCAGGTGGCGGGGGAAGCCCCCCAAGCCTATGGCCTGGGGACCCCAGAACCCAACAGCAGCAGCCTCAGCACCTGGCAATGGTATCCCCCCAGCACCCCAGATCGTTCCACTGGGGTTTATCAAGCCCTCTATCCCCGCAGCAGCTACACCTATGACGGGGTGTTCCGCAGTGCCCTCACCTGCACCCAGTTTTCCCCCATCCTCCCCCACAACTACGAGGACACCAGCTTTCCCCTGGGGGTCTTTGACTGGGTTGTTCACAATCCCCTCGATCGCCCCGTCACCCTCAGTATTTTGCTGACCTGGCACAACAGCGCGGGCTGGTTCACCAATACCCGCAAATCCCCCGACATCGAGATTCGGGATGATGGCAGTCCGGTTTATGACTATCAAAGCGCCTGGGGCCAGAGCGAGGGCAATGTCAACCACTCCTTAACCACAGATCAGGGCATGGGGCTGGTCCTGGACGGTAACCGTCACCCAGGCAGTACCGCCGCCCCCCAAGAAGGGGAGGGACAGTGGGCGATCGCCACCGCCAACCCCCGCCACCCCAGCCCGGATTTCCCCCAGGATGCAGAAATTTTCAGCCACAGCCGCTGGGATCCCCAGGGGGACGGGGGGGAACTGTGGCAGACCTTTAGCCGGGATGGATCCCTGGTCAATTTGGCAGATGGAGGACCGGCGGCAGCGGGGGAACAGGTGGCGGTGGCCTTGGCGGTGCGGTTTACGGTGAACCCTGGCCAGACGGTGCGGGTGCCCTTTGCCCTGGCCTGGGATTTCCCGGTGACGGAGTTTGCCCAGGGGGTGACCTATTACCGGCGCTATTGCGATCGCTGGGGACGGGATGGGCGCAATGCCTGGGCGATCGCCTGCCATGGTTTACAACAGCGAGATCAGTGGCAGCAGCAGATTGCCCAATGGCAAGACCCGATCGTGGGGCGATCGGACTGGCCCGATGCCTTCAAAATGGCCCTGTTCAACGAACTTTACCTCTTAACCCAAGGGGGCAGTCTCTGGAGCGCCGCCAGTGCCGCCGATCCCGTGGGGCAGTTTGGGGTCTTGGAATGCTTGGACTATGCCTGGTATGAAAGCCTGGATGTGCGGCTCTACGGTTCCTTTGGCCTGCTGACCCACTGGCCCGATCTGGAAAAATCCGTGATGCGGGCCTTTGCCCGTGCCATTGCCCAGGCCGACGATCGCCCCAGGGTCATTGGCTACTATGTCACCCAAGGCCAAGGCCAAGTGCTGGCCCCCCGCAAGGTGACCAACGCCACCCCCCATGATTTGGGGGCACCCAATGAACATCCCTGGGAAAAAACCAATTACACCGCCTACCAGGACTGCAACCTCTGGAAGGATTTGGCCAGTGATTTTGTGCTACAGGTCTATCGGGACTTCTACCTCACGGGATCCCAGGATCTGGCCTTTGTGGCGGACTGTTGGCCTGCGGTGGTGGCGGCGTTGACCTATCTCAAGGGCTTTGATCAAGATGGGGATGGGATTCCGGAGAATTCCGGGGCACCGGATCAGACCTTTGATGATTGGCGACTGCGGGGCATCAGTGCCTATTGCGGGGGACTGTGGTTAGCGGCTTTGGAGGCGGCGTTGGCCCTAGGTCAGGTGCTGAAAACGGCGAATTTGCCCCTCGATTCGGTAAATGCTGCTGCCCTGGAGCCGACCCTAGCCCAGTTCCGCACCTGGCTCACCCAAGCCAAGCCCCTCTACCACGCCACCCTCTGGAATGGTCAGTTTTATAGCTTGGATAGCGAGAGTGGGTCTGATGTGGTGATGGCGGATCAGCTCTGTGGTCAGTTTTATGCACGGCTGTTGGGGTTGCCGGATGTGGTGCCGGAGGATTGCGGGCGATCGGCCCTGGCCACGGTTTATGATGCCTGTTTTCTCAAGTTCCATAACGGCCAGTTCGGCGCGGCCAATGGTCTCCGTCCCGATGGTTCGCCCCTCAACCCCCAGGACACCCACCCCCTGGAGGTGTGGACGGGCATTAATTTTGGCTTGGGGGCGTTTTTGTTACAAATGGGCCAGCGGGATCAGGCGTTCCGGTTAACGGAGACGGTTATCGGCCAGATTTATAACAATGGTCTCCAGTTCCGCACCCCGGAAGCCATTACGGCGGTGGGCACGTTCCGGGCTAGCCACTATCTCCGGGCTATGGCGATTTGGGCAATTTATGTGGTGGATCAACAGGTTAACCCCAAATAA
- a CDS encoding sensor histidine kinase — MKTLLCPQCSCSLLRQLQSYQPTWFCPQCQQSFPYGTISSNIKEGADLIKIDYPSSTDVEERYLTPQECHQFSQYQIRNLEKLNHLKDYFLSAISHELKSPLSHIQMGLDMLSESLKNPGVSPELLQTYVDVIQEEFAQESRLIHSLMTLQQVKAGLYPMERTAIALGTWLPIISQDLAELAAHKGITLGFTVPDDLTVEADRSLLEAIVREMLTHVIHIAPRQSQMMVVAKTTLGRVEIQVIHTSPAHPIQPSLTSQPLAFKSFYQVPGAEPWLHAPTNSDINIGLILAQNLASSMGSIIWVGHTQSETFWMLEMPDTTPRAQAPTPEEMLMGYVAYYVSRGRPVISLNAGALPFTGSVYGYWGYDSEFYSYWRGLQQRSDFGELSLRGDSYNFSEFLGGKCSVGECARCQLPIPLLDAGVADTTQCPCDDTLIQSHHQRLASVAPRSTQVLVLGAAPANVADCQKLFAQNRLHAIFVPGLEHLSEADLPESIDLVVLPQLSPKDSQSWIEKLRLLHPLRQATVLAFSPHAQTCQPWDSNGKNLEDYLLSPYGGDYLAQYLQEACRSRSNFQPATVHWFPGVLQKES, encoded by the coding sequence ATGAAAACCTTACTTTGTCCCCAGTGTTCCTGTTCGTTATTGCGCCAATTACAAAGCTATCAGCCCACCTGGTTTTGTCCCCAATGTCAGCAATCCTTTCCCTATGGCACAATCAGCAGCAATATCAAGGAAGGCGCGGACTTAATCAAGATCGATTATCCCAGTAGCACAGACGTGGAAGAGCGATACCTCACTCCCCAGGAATGTCACCAGTTTAGTCAATATCAAATCCGTAACCTGGAAAAACTGAACCATCTCAAGGACTACTTCCTCAGTGCCATTTCCCATGAACTAAAATCTCCCCTGTCCCACATTCAAATGGGGCTGGATATGCTGTCGGAATCCTTGAAAAACCCTGGGGTTAGCCCGGAATTACTCCAAACCTATGTGGATGTGATCCAAGAAGAATTTGCCCAAGAAAGTCGTTTGATTCATAGCCTAATGACGTTGCAACAGGTCAAGGCGGGTTTATATCCCATGGAGCGCACCGCCATTGCCCTGGGAACCTGGTTGCCCATCATTAGCCAAGATCTGGCGGAGTTGGCAGCCCACAAGGGAATTACCTTAGGCTTTACGGTGCCCGATGATTTGACCGTAGAAGCCGATCGATCGCTGCTGGAGGCGATCGTCCGGGAAATGTTGACCCATGTCATCCACATTGCTCCCCGCCAGAGCCAAATGATGGTTGTGGCCAAAACCACCCTAGGTCGCGTTGAAATTCAAGTCATTCACACCAGCCCAGCCCACCCTATCCAGCCCTCTCTCACCAGTCAGCCTTTAGCCTTCAAAAGCTTTTACCAGGTACCCGGTGCTGAACCCTGGCTCCATGCACCCACGAATAGCGACATTAATATTGGCTTGATCCTGGCCCAAAACTTGGCCTCTAGCATGGGGAGCATCATTTGGGTGGGCCATACCCAGTCTGAGACCTTTTGGATGTTGGAAATGCCCGATACAACGCCCCGTGCCCAGGCTCCCACCCCAGAGGAAATGCTCATGGGCTACGTGGCTTACTATGTCAGCCGGGGCCGTCCGGTGATCAGCCTCAATGCGGGGGCGCTGCCCTTTACGGGATCGGTCTATGGCTATTGGGGCTATGACAGCGAATTTTATAGCTACTGGCGGGGGTTACAGCAGCGATCGGACTTTGGAGAACTCAGTCTGCGGGGCGATTCCTACAACTTCAGTGAGTTTCTAGGGGGCAAGTGTAGCGTGGGGGAATGTGCCCGCTGCCAGTTGCCCATTCCACTGCTGGATGCGGGGGTGGCCGATACGACCCAGTGCCCCTGTGACGATACCCTGATTCAATCCCATCATCAGCGGCTAGCCAGTGTGGCCCCCCGATCGACCCAAGTGTTGGTGCTGGGTGCTGCCCCCGCCAACGTGGCAGACTGCCAGAAGCTTTTTGCCCAAAACCGCCTCCATGCGATCTTTGTCCCCGGTTTGGAACACCTCAGCGAGGCCGATCTACCCGAATCCATAGATTTGGTGGTGTTGCCCCAGTTATCCCCCAAGGACAGCCAGAGTTGGATCGAAAAGTTGCGACTCCTCCATCCGTTGCGGCAGGCGACCGTCTTGGCCTTTAGCCCCCATGCCCAGACGTGCCAACCCTGGGATTCCAACGGTAAGAATCTGGAGGATTACCTCCTTAGCCCCTACGGTGGTGACTATTTGGCCCAGTATCTCCAGGAGGCGTGCCGATCGCGGTCCAATTTCCAGCCTGCAACGGTGCATTGGTTCCCTGGGGTATTGCAAAAGGAATCGTGA
- the ruvB gene encoding Holliday junction branch migration DNA helicase RuvB has product MAIISSRSPSSDPADRSLQGTPQPAIPPGNPGEPDPAVVAPPAPDDRPPAPAAQPRRKARPKATATASSDTPEPSTILAPEARPEEAGKSEESLRPQSIADYVGQKALKEVLHIAIHAAKARKESLDHLLLYGPPGLGKTTMSLVLAQEMGVSCKITTAPALERPRDIVGLLVNLQPGDLLFIDEIHRLSKVTEEILYPAMEDFRIDVTIGKGQGARTRSLPLKPFTLVGATTQIGALTSPLRDRFGLVQRLRFYELDELTQIVARTAQILNTPLDGGGAEAIARRSRGTPRIANRLLKRVRDYGEVKKSGTITATVAAEALELYNVDPCGLDWTDRRLLTVMIENYNGGPVGLDTLAAATGEDSQTIEEVYEPYLLQIGYLQRTPRGRVATPAARRHLGYDQGFSLPLDL; this is encoded by the coding sequence ATGGCTATTATTTCCTCCAGATCCCCCAGCTCCGACCCTGCCGATCGGTCCCTCCAGGGAACCCCCCAACCGGCTATCCCCCCAGGGAACCCAGGGGAGCCAGACCCTGCCGTGGTCGCCCCGCCAGCACCGGACGATCGCCCCCCCGCCCCAGCCGCCCAGCCCCGGAGAAAGGCCCGCCCCAAGGCCACCGCTACCGCCTCCAGCGATACCCCCGAACCCAGTACCATCCTCGCCCCCGAAGCCCGTCCCGAAGAAGCGGGCAAATCCGAGGAGTCTCTGCGGCCCCAGTCCATCGCCGACTATGTGGGACAAAAAGCCCTCAAAGAGGTGCTGCACATTGCCATCCATGCCGCCAAAGCCCGCAAAGAAAGCCTCGACCACTTGCTGCTCTATGGTCCCCCCGGTTTAGGCAAAACCACCATGTCCTTGGTCTTGGCCCAGGAAATGGGGGTGAGTTGCAAAATTACCACTGCACCGGCCCTAGAGCGACCCAGGGACATTGTGGGGCTGTTGGTGAACCTTCAGCCGGGGGATTTACTGTTTATTGATGAAATTCACCGCCTTTCCAAGGTGACTGAGGAAATCCTCTACCCTGCCATGGAGGACTTTCGCATTGATGTGACCATCGGCAAAGGCCAAGGTGCCCGCACCCGTAGCCTGCCCCTCAAGCCCTTCACCTTGGTGGGAGCCACCACTCAGATTGGGGCGTTAACCTCTCCCCTGCGCGATCGCTTTGGCCTGGTGCAACGGTTACGGTTCTATGAACTGGATGAGTTGACGCAAATCGTGGCACGGACGGCCCAGATTCTCAACACGCCCCTGGATGGGGGAGGGGCAGAAGCGATCGCCCGCCGATCGAGGGGCACCCCCCGCATTGCCAACCGCCTGCTGAAGCGGGTGCGGGACTATGGGGAAGTCAAAAAAAGCGGCACCATTACGGCAACGGTGGCGGCGGAAGCCCTGGAACTGTACAACGTTGATCCCTGTGGGCTGGATTGGACCGATCGTCGCCTGCTGACGGTGATGATTGAAAATTACAACGGGGGTCCGGTGGGTTTGGATACCTTGGCGGCAGCGACGGGGGAAGATTCCCAGACGATCGAGGAGGTCTATGAACCCTACCTGCTGCAAATTGGCTATCTCCAACGCACCCCCCGGGGCCGAGTGGCCACCCCCGCCGCCCGCCGCCACCTGGGCTATGATCAGGGGTTTTCCTTGCCGTTGGACTTATGA
- a CDS encoding RusA family crossover junction endodeoxyribonuclease, which produces MDGPPVSQQTRRRENLRAWKIVVRKEAEKYWSPGQKAATGLIMLKITYFYDSVDMDVDNIVKPIQDAIIGLAYIDDDQVTDVLVRKRNLLGNFKVENMTSTLAEGFSRGNEFLHIVVIEAPNQEVLI; this is translated from the coding sequence GTGGATGGACCACCCGTATCGCAACAGACTCGTAGACGTGAAAATCTTAGAGCCTGGAAAATAGTAGTACGGAAAGAGGCAGAGAAATATTGGTCACCAGGGCAAAAAGCAGCTACAGGTCTAATCATGCTGAAAATCACCTATTTCTATGATTCTGTTGATATGGATGTGGACAATATTGTCAAGCCAATTCAGGATGCCATAATTGGATTAGCCTACATTGACGACGATCAAGTCACTGACGTTCTTGTCAGGAAGCGAAATTTGTTAGGTAACTTTAAAGTAGAAAACATGACCTCAACCCTGGCAGAAGGTTTTTCTCGTGGAAACGAATTCCTGCATATTGTTGTAATTGAGGCTCCTAACCAAGAGGTACTAATCTGA